The genomic window AGTCCTACCACTCACGCTCATTCCTAATACACGTCTTAAGCTAAAAACTATTGAtcctgcttttttctttatccagATCGAGGATCTTAAAATGAAAGTGCAGGATCTGAAGGGCAAGTTTAAGAAGCCAGCTCTGAAGAAGGTGCGCATGTCTGCTGATGCTATGCTGCAGGCTCTCCTGGGCTCCAAACACAAAGTGTCCATGGATCTGAGGGCCAACCTCAAACAAGTGAAGAAGGAGGTGAAAGAGGAGGTGGGTGTGGCTTTTCACTACACTCAACTGATATCAGTACAGTGGACATGGAAGCACCCTGGGGGCTTATGTAATGATGTAACAAATATGCTTATTTAAAGAAACACACCTTATTCAAATATACATGctttatttaaatacacacaccttaCTTAAATATACACACCttatttaaatatacacactttatttaaatatacacaccttatttaaatatacacacCTTACTTAGAAAAGTGCTCTCATAGACATTGAATGTAATTATTGTTagaaaataatggaaatatGATAAAAGCTACTGAATCCATTGAATGTAATGAATTGGTGAATATAATGCATTACCACTGATCATAGACATTGATAACACGGCTGTTTGAGTTACAGTGTGAGCTACAGTATGAATTACAGTCTCAGTGCTCTGTTTGAGTATTTGTTGTGGTCTCTGGTAAagtgatgtttctgtttgtctgactcACGCAGGAGAAAGAAGCCGTGGGCGACTGGCGTAAGAACATCGAGGACAAGGCCGGCATGGACGGCAGGAAGAAGATGTTTGAGGCCGACGCCTAAGTTCATTTCCCGACTCATCAGAATCTATCCTGACCCATATTAAACCCATGATACTGTCCAGTTGATCTATCCTCTGTCAAGTTTCTCTGCTTACAGTAATGTGTTCTCTCTACTCATTCTGCTCCTCGATACACATTTTCAAGACAAGTTCCAGATTTCAAGACCTTGACCACAGAAAAATTCACATCCATTCAATCTTTAGTATGCTCAAAAATGCAGGCTGTagattgtttgttttgccatgtgtaaatgttgttttttttttgactgaaagaaaaacatttttattaaatgtgTAGATAAAAATACTCACAAAAAGTAAACTCATGAATGATATAAGTTGACCATGTCACGCCATTTTATTGCTATGCTATGTTTATTTCCAAAACTTCAAAATTCAAAAACGCTGAATATATACATTGAGCTGTTTTACTATAGCGTATAACACGGAGTTATTTAAAGGTGAGCTCTAGCTGTATGTTCCATATCTCGAGTGTTCCCAGCAGTAACATCACGGCACACACTTCCAGAAACACCACTTGTGCCCACTCTCTCCCCGCCTGACACCCACAAAACCTCACATCAGGCCGAATTAGTGACGGGTGTAAAGTTTGCCCGCGGAGACGGATGGGGGGTGTCTCTCCACCACATCACTGACCTTACGAATCATTCCATTCAGTATTTCTGCCAAATGCATAAATGACAAAAAGTAGTTCACCCTGGAAAAGATCAGTGTCTTTCatcctaactctaaccctaacccaccactgagGATCTCCTTCAGACGAACTTACAGGGTTGgactgctctgtttctcatctTTAATGTAAAAAGATGAGTGAAGAATAATGCTCATTGCTCATTAAATTTCCCTCGGGATGaataatctatctatctatctatctatctatctatctatctatctatctatctatctatctatctatctatctatctatctatctatctatctatctatctatctatctatctatcctcgGAGGCTGTGTGAGCAGTCAGTTGACTTAGCGTGTCAGAGCCAATGAACAGATGTCAGTTCTTATGGCTGATGCCAGGGGCTACGTCAGAGGCTGAGATGAATCTATGAAGAGGCATGGGGTTTGTGGAAATACCAGTCAGAGCATAACATCCAAATAGGACAAAATGAAACCCCTGTATGGTTGATCAAATGTGTATAGATGACACACGAATATGGCTTGTCCTGCTGAACGTGGGTGGGACACCCTGGAGAAGCA from Chanos chanos chromosome 2, fChaCha1.1, whole genome shotgun sequence includes these protein-coding regions:
- the LOC115804279 gene encoding troponin I, fast skeletal muscle-like isoform X2, with translation MSEKKMTSSRRHHLKSLMLQIAQGLLEAEAAEAAQEKERYMEENCPDLSLPGTMQELQDLCKKLHQQIDSVDEQRYDMESKVVKSNKEIEDLKMKVQDLKGKFKKPALKKVRMSADAMLQALLGSKHKVSMDLRANLKQVKKEVKEEVEAVGDWRKNIEDKAGMDGRKKMFEADA
- the LOC115804279 gene encoding troponin I, fast skeletal muscle-like isoform X1 codes for the protein MSEKKMTSSRRHHLKSLMLQIAQGLLEAEAAEAAQEKERYMEENCPDLSLPGTMQELQDLCKKLHQQIDSVDEQRYDMESKVVKSNKEIEDLKMKVQDLKGKFKKPALKKVRMSADAMLQALLGSKHKVSMDLRANLKQVKKEVKEEEKEAVGDWRKNIEDKAGMDGRKKMFEADA